One genomic region from Sander lucioperca isolate FBNREF2018 chromosome 3, SLUC_FBN_1.2, whole genome shotgun sequence encodes:
- the slc1a2a gene encoding excitatory amino acid transporter 2a isoform X1, with translation MQKQVEVRMDETQMEPIVDAPEGWCSSFCDKVMKNMVLTLTILGVFLGSIAGMLLRHISPLPPDVIMIIAFPGEILMRMLKMLILPLVVSSLVTGLAGLDAKSSGRLGTRAMVYYMSTTVIAAVLGVILVLLIHPGNPKLKANLGHGKKNDEVSSVDAFFDLIRNLFPENLVQACFQQIQTVTTKVPVPTNRTKAPPQFTVKRSLQFKGGMNVLGLIGFFVAFGVIMGKMGEKAKLMLEFFNVLNEIVMRLVGAIMWYSPIGIACLICGKIISIADLEVVARQLGMYMVTVIVGLIIHGGIFLPLIYFVIVRQNPFTFFMGIFQAWVTALGTASSAGTLPVTFRCLEENLGIDKRVTRFVLPVGATINMDGTALYEAVAAIFIAQMNGINLDWGQIITVSMTATLASVGAASIPSAGLVTMLLILTAVGLPTQDISLLVAVDWLLDRFRTSVNVVGDSYGAGIVYHLSKHELDSFDQQARMDELEMTKTQSFYENNSNQNVYTNHNSILIDGCKLDDLDNCLQVTMGKNGNTAGFSLVEEGPWKCE, from the exons ATGCAGAAGCAAGTGGAGGTCAGGATGGATGAGACCCAAATGGAGCCCATAGTGGATGCTCCAGAGGGTTGGTGTAGCAGTTTTTGCGATAAAGTCATGAAGAACATGGTTCTCACTCTCACAATCCTGG GTGTGTTTCTGGGTTCCATTGCTGGAATGCTGCTGCGGCACATATCGCCTCTCCCTCCGGATGTTATTATGATCATCGCCTTCCCTGGAGAGATTCTGATGAGGATGCTGAAGATGCTTATATTGCCTCTTGTTGTTTCCAGTCTGGTCACAG GACTAGCCGGTTTGGATGCCAAATCCAGCGGCCGCTTAGGCACCAGGGCCATGGTGTACTACATGTCGACGACGGTGATTGCAGCCGTCCTCGGAGTGATCCTGGTGCTGCTCATCCATCCCGGTAACCCCAAGCTGAAGGCTAATCTTGGACATGGAAAGAAGAACGATGAGGTGTCCAGCGTGGACGCTTTCTTCGATCTCATCCGAAATCTTTTCCCAGAGAACTTGGTGCAGGCCTGCTTTCAGCAG ATCCAAACAGTAACCACCAAAGTACCAGTGCCCACTAACAGAACTAAAGCACCTCCACAATTCACAGTTAAAAGGTCGCTTCAGTTCAAGGGTGGGATGAACGTCCTGG GTTTGATTGGATTCTTTGTTGCTTTTGGAGTTATTATGGGGAAAATGGGAGAAAAGGCCAAGCTGATGTTGGAGTTTTTCAATGTCCTGAATGAGATTGTTATGAGGCTTGTTGGCGCAATTATGTG GTACTCCCCTATTGGTATTGCCTGCCTCATCTGTGGAAAGATCATCTCCATTGCAGACTTGGAGGTGGTTGCGAGGCAGCTGGGGATGTATATGGTCACTGTGATAGTGGGTCTCATCATCCATGGAGGCATCTTCCTTCCGCTGATATATTTTGTGATAGTAAGACAAAACCCCTTCACGTTCTTCATGGGAATATTCCAAGCTTGGGTCACGGCACTTGGAACAGCGTCCAG TGCCGGTACCTTGCCTGTCACGTTCCGATGCTTAGAGGAGAACCTGGGCATCGACAAGAGAGTAACACGCTTTGTCCTCCCAGTGGGTGCCACCATCAACATGGACGGCACGGCGCTTTATGAGGCTGTGGCTGCCATCTTCATCGCTCAGATGAATGGGATCAACCTCGACTGGGGCCAGATTATTACTGTCAG TATGACAGCCACCCTGGCCAGTGTTGGAGCAGCCAGTATCCCCAGTGCTGGACTTGTGACCATGCTTCTGATCCTCACAGCGGTGGGTCTGCCCACTCAGGACATCAGCCTCCTGGTCGCTGTCGACTGGCTGCT GGATCGTTTCCGTACCTCAGTTAATGTGGTTGGCGACTCCTATGGAGCGGGTATCGTGTACCACCTTTCCAAGCACGAGCTGGACTCCTTCGACCAACAGGCCCGGATGGATGAACTTGAGATGACAAAGACACAATCCTTCTATGAAAATAACAGCAACCAGAATGTTTACACTAACCACAACTCAATCTTGATAGACGGCTGCAAG
- the slc1a2a gene encoding excitatory amino acid transporter 2a isoform X2, with protein MQKQVEVRMDETQMEPIVDAPEGWCSSFCDKVMKNMVLTLTILGVFLGSIAGMLLRHISPLPPDVIMIIAFPGEILMRMLKMLILPLVVSSLVTGLAGLDAKSSGRLGTRAMVYYMSTTVIAAVLGVILVLLIHPGNPKLKANLGHGKKNDEVSSVDAFFDLIRNLFPENLVQACFQQIQTVTTKVPVPTNRTKAPPQFTVKRSLQFKGGMNVLGLIGFFVAFGVIMGKMGEKAKLMLEFFNVLNEIVMRLVGAIMWYSPIGIACLICGKIISIADLEVVARQLGMYMVTVIVGLIIHGGIFLPLIYFVIVRQNPFTFFMGIFQAWVTALGTASSAGTLPVTFRCLEENLGIDKRVTRFVLPVGATINMDGTALYEAVAAIFIAQMNGINLDWGQIITVSMTATLASVGAASIPSAGLVTMLLILTAVGLPTQDISLLVAVDWLLDRFRTSVNVVGDSYGAGIVYHLSKHELDSFDQQARMDELEMTKTQSFYENNSNQNVYTNHNSILIDGCKVTMGKNGNTAGFSLVEEGPWKCE; from the exons ATGCAGAAGCAAGTGGAGGTCAGGATGGATGAGACCCAAATGGAGCCCATAGTGGATGCTCCAGAGGGTTGGTGTAGCAGTTTTTGCGATAAAGTCATGAAGAACATGGTTCTCACTCTCACAATCCTGG GTGTGTTTCTGGGTTCCATTGCTGGAATGCTGCTGCGGCACATATCGCCTCTCCCTCCGGATGTTATTATGATCATCGCCTTCCCTGGAGAGATTCTGATGAGGATGCTGAAGATGCTTATATTGCCTCTTGTTGTTTCCAGTCTGGTCACAG GACTAGCCGGTTTGGATGCCAAATCCAGCGGCCGCTTAGGCACCAGGGCCATGGTGTACTACATGTCGACGACGGTGATTGCAGCCGTCCTCGGAGTGATCCTGGTGCTGCTCATCCATCCCGGTAACCCCAAGCTGAAGGCTAATCTTGGACATGGAAAGAAGAACGATGAGGTGTCCAGCGTGGACGCTTTCTTCGATCTCATCCGAAATCTTTTCCCAGAGAACTTGGTGCAGGCCTGCTTTCAGCAG ATCCAAACAGTAACCACCAAAGTACCAGTGCCCACTAACAGAACTAAAGCACCTCCACAATTCACAGTTAAAAGGTCGCTTCAGTTCAAGGGTGGGATGAACGTCCTGG GTTTGATTGGATTCTTTGTTGCTTTTGGAGTTATTATGGGGAAAATGGGAGAAAAGGCCAAGCTGATGTTGGAGTTTTTCAATGTCCTGAATGAGATTGTTATGAGGCTTGTTGGCGCAATTATGTG GTACTCCCCTATTGGTATTGCCTGCCTCATCTGTGGAAAGATCATCTCCATTGCAGACTTGGAGGTGGTTGCGAGGCAGCTGGGGATGTATATGGTCACTGTGATAGTGGGTCTCATCATCCATGGAGGCATCTTCCTTCCGCTGATATATTTTGTGATAGTAAGACAAAACCCCTTCACGTTCTTCATGGGAATATTCCAAGCTTGGGTCACGGCACTTGGAACAGCGTCCAG TGCCGGTACCTTGCCTGTCACGTTCCGATGCTTAGAGGAGAACCTGGGCATCGACAAGAGAGTAACACGCTTTGTCCTCCCAGTGGGTGCCACCATCAACATGGACGGCACGGCGCTTTATGAGGCTGTGGCTGCCATCTTCATCGCTCAGATGAATGGGATCAACCTCGACTGGGGCCAGATTATTACTGTCAG TATGACAGCCACCCTGGCCAGTGTTGGAGCAGCCAGTATCCCCAGTGCTGGACTTGTGACCATGCTTCTGATCCTCACAGCGGTGGGTCTGCCCACTCAGGACATCAGCCTCCTGGTCGCTGTCGACTGGCTGCT GGATCGTTTCCGTACCTCAGTTAATGTGGTTGGCGACTCCTATGGAGCGGGTATCGTGTACCACCTTTCCAAGCACGAGCTGGACTCCTTCGACCAACAGGCCCGGATGGATGAACTTGAGATGACAAAGACACAATCCTTCTATGAAAATAACAGCAACCAGAATGTTTACACTAACCACAACTCAATCTTGATAGACGGCTGCAAG